One segment of Panicum virgatum strain AP13 chromosome 1K, P.virgatum_v5, whole genome shotgun sequence DNA contains the following:
- the LOC120702270 gene encoding alpha-1,3-mannosyl-glycoprotein 2-beta-N-acetylglucosaminyltransferase-like isoform X2, which translates to MKIRQDEERAHLKILIQDLEKRSVQKLLNKDVVPVAAVVIMACNRPDYLERTVESILKYQTSVASKFPLFISQDGTNGAVKKKALDYKQITYMQHVNLEPVRTERPGELTAYYKIAKHYKWALDELFIKHNFSRVIILEDDMEIAPDFFDYFEAAAKLLDNDKTIMAVSSWNDNGQKQFVNDPKALYRSDFFPGLGWMLTKSTWLELSPKWPKAYWDDWVRLKEIHGNRQFIRPEICRTYNFGKHGSSLGQFFEQYLEPIKLNDVHIDWNSEDLSYLGEDKFSTKFGKEVASATPLHGSDAVLKAHSMATDVRIQYDDQEDFERIARQFGIFEEWKDGIPRTAYKGVVVFRYKSSPRRIFLVSPDSVRQLGV; encoded by the exons ATGAAAATACGGCAAGATGAAGAACGTGCACATCTGAAGATTCTCATACAGGATCTTGAAA AAAGGAGCGTGCAGAAGTTACTAAACAAGGATGTGGttcctgttgctgctgttgtcATAATGGCTTGCAATCGACCGGACTATTTGGAGAGAACAGTTGAATCTATCCTAAA GTATCAGACATCAGTTGCTTCAAAGTTTCCACTTTTTATATCTCAG GATGGAACAAATGGAGCTGTGAAAAAGAAAGCTTTGGATTATAAGCAGATAACATATATGCAG CATGTGAATCTTGAACCTGTGCGAACTGAAAGGCCAGGAGAATTGACAGCATATTACAAGATTGCTA AACATTATAAGTGGGCCTTAGATGAGCTATTCATTAAACATAACTTTTCTCGAGTAATCATTCTAGAAG ATGACATGGAGATTGCCCCGGATTTTTTTGACTACTTCGAGGCTGCAGCTAAATTACTTGATAATGACAA GACAATTATGGCAGTTTCCTCTTGGAACGACAATGGGCAAAAGCAGTTTGTTAACGACCCAA AAGCACTTTACCGCTCGGATTTCTTTCCTGGGCTTGGATGGATGCTAACAAAGTCCACTTGGCTTGAACTGTCACCAAAGTGGCCAAAAGC TTATTGGGATGATTGGGTGAGGCTAAAGGAGATACATGGAAACAGACAATTCATACGTCCAGAAATCTGTAGAACATACAATTTTGGCAAACAT GGATCAAGCTTGGGACAATTCTTTGAGCAATATTTGGAACCCATTAAGTTAAATGATGTTCAT ATTGACTGGAATTCAGAGGATCTGAGTTACCTTGGGGAG GATAAGTTTTCAACAAAATTTGGAAAAGAGGTGGCTAGTGCTACGCCTCTCCATGGATCGGATGCTGTGTTGAAAGCTCACAGTATGGCTACAGATGTAAGGATCCAATACGATGATCAGGAAGACTTTGAGCGGATAGCTCGTCAATTTGGAATATTCGAAGAATGGAAG GATGGCATCCCAAGAACTGCTTACAAAGGAGTAGTGGTCTTTCGGTACAAGAGTAGTCCAAGGCGGATATTTCTTGTGAGCCCAGATTCTGTTCGTCAGCTTGGGGTGTAG
- the LOC120702270 gene encoding alpha-1,3-mannosyl-glycoprotein 2-beta-N-acetylglucosaminyltransferase-like isoform X1: MARSPCDLRLLLLAAAVAFIYIQVRLFATQSHYADRLAEAEKSENQCTSQLKSLIDQVSMQQEKIVALEEMKIRQDEERAHLKILIQDLEKRSVQKLLNKDVVPVAAVVIMACNRPDYLERTVESILKYQTSVASKFPLFISQDGTNGAVKKKALDYKQITYMQHVNLEPVRTERPGELTAYYKIAKHYKWALDELFIKHNFSRVIILEDDMEIAPDFFDYFEAAAKLLDNDKTIMAVSSWNDNGQKQFVNDPKALYRSDFFPGLGWMLTKSTWLELSPKWPKAYWDDWVRLKEIHGNRQFIRPEICRTYNFGKHGSSLGQFFEQYLEPIKLNDVHIDWNSEDLSYLGEDKFSTKFGKEVASATPLHGSDAVLKAHSMATDVRIQYDDQEDFERIARQFGIFEEWKDGIPRTAYKGVVVFRYKSSPRRIFLVSPDSVRQLGV; the protein is encoded by the exons ATGGCTCGAAGCCCCTgcgacctccgcctcctcctccttgctgctGCTGTAGCTTTCATCTACATCCAG GTGCGCCTCTTCGCAACACAATCTCACTATGCTGACCGTCTTGCAGAAGCA GAAAAATCTGAAAATCAATGCACCAGTCAATTAAAGTCCTTGATCGATCAAGTCAGCATGCAGCAGGAGAAGATTGTAGCATTGGAAG AGATGAAAATACGGCAAGATGAAGAACGTGCACATCTGAAGATTCTCATACAGGATCTTGAAA AAAGGAGCGTGCAGAAGTTACTAAACAAGGATGTGGttcctgttgctgctgttgtcATAATGGCTTGCAATCGACCGGACTATTTGGAGAGAACAGTTGAATCTATCCTAAA GTATCAGACATCAGTTGCTTCAAAGTTTCCACTTTTTATATCTCAG GATGGAACAAATGGAGCTGTGAAAAAGAAAGCTTTGGATTATAAGCAGATAACATATATGCAG CATGTGAATCTTGAACCTGTGCGAACTGAAAGGCCAGGAGAATTGACAGCATATTACAAGATTGCTA AACATTATAAGTGGGCCTTAGATGAGCTATTCATTAAACATAACTTTTCTCGAGTAATCATTCTAGAAG ATGACATGGAGATTGCCCCGGATTTTTTTGACTACTTCGAGGCTGCAGCTAAATTACTTGATAATGACAA GACAATTATGGCAGTTTCCTCTTGGAACGACAATGGGCAAAAGCAGTTTGTTAACGACCCAA AAGCACTTTACCGCTCGGATTTCTTTCCTGGGCTTGGATGGATGCTAACAAAGTCCACTTGGCTTGAACTGTCACCAAAGTGGCCAAAAGC TTATTGGGATGATTGGGTGAGGCTAAAGGAGATACATGGAAACAGACAATTCATACGTCCAGAAATCTGTAGAACATACAATTTTGGCAAACAT GGATCAAGCTTGGGACAATTCTTTGAGCAATATTTGGAACCCATTAAGTTAAATGATGTTCAT ATTGACTGGAATTCAGAGGATCTGAGTTACCTTGGGGAG GATAAGTTTTCAACAAAATTTGGAAAAGAGGTGGCTAGTGCTACGCCTCTCCATGGATCGGATGCTGTGTTGAAAGCTCACAGTATGGCTACAGATGTAAGGATCCAATACGATGATCAGGAAGACTTTGAGCGGATAGCTCGTCAATTTGGAATATTCGAAGAATGGAAG GATGGCATCCCAAGAACTGCTTACAAAGGAGTAGTGGTCTTTCGGTACAAGAGTAGTCCAAGGCGGATATTTCTTGTGAGCCCAGATTCTGTTCGTCAGCTTGGGGTGTAG